In one Lolium rigidum isolate FL_2022 chromosome 3, APGP_CSIRO_Lrig_0.1, whole genome shotgun sequence genomic region, the following are encoded:
- the LOC124699042 gene encoding putative glutaredoxin-C14, translating to MDQVTKLASERAVVVFTSSRCCMCHSVTSLLTNLGVNVAVYELDKEQRGREMERELARKLGRGAPIVPAVFIGGTLIGGTNKVMALHLAGELVPMLKNAGALWL from the coding sequence ATGGACCAAGTGACGAAGCTGGCGTCGGAGCGGGCTGTAGTGGTGTTCACGTCGAGCAGGTGCTGCATGTGCCACTCCGTGACGTCCCTCCTCACCAACCTAGGCGTCAACGTGGCCGTGTACGAGTTGGACAAGGAACAGCGGGGcagagagatggagagagagctGGCCAGGAAGCTCGGCCGCGGTGCGCCGATAGTGCCGGCGGTGTTCATCGGCGGCACCCTCATCGGCGGCACCAATAAAGTCATGGCACTGCACCTGGCCGGCGAGCTCGTGCCCATGCTTAAGAACGCCGGCGCTCTCTGGCTCTAG